The following proteins come from a genomic window of Carassius gibelio isolate Cgi1373 ecotype wild population from Czech Republic chromosome B8, carGib1.2-hapl.c, whole genome shotgun sequence:
- the fgfr1a gene encoding fibroblast growth factor receptor 1-A isoform X2 has translation MTMTTMMMMMMMKKTTMLLVIAVLLTQALQSQGRPATQDEMLALVEPMLYTLNPGVKLELNCKGLEEPQEVTWTKDHIPLVDGEHTRLRNHQMEIEAVEPADSGLYACFAQGPNSNHTDYFSVNVTDGLASTEDDEEDESSSEETKLSSDQELLPMAPVWAQPDKMEKKLHAVPASKTVKFRCQANGNPTPTLKWLKNGKEFKKDQRIGGYKVREHMWTIIMESVVPSDKGNYTCLVENKHGSINHTYQLDVVERSPHRPILQAGLPANRTVVVGSDVEFECKVFSDPQPHIQWLKHIEVNGSRFGPDGLPFVRILKTAGVNTTDKEMEVLHLRNVSLEDAGEYTCLAGNSIGHSHHTAWLTVYKAIPPTPLPNQTYLEVLIYCVGFFLICVMVVIAVLAKMHSSAKKSDFNSQLAVHKLAKSIPLRRQVTVSVDSSSSMHSGGMLVRPSRLSSSGSPMLSGVSEYELPQDPRWEVARDRLVLGKPLGEGCFGQVMMAEAVGMDKDKPSRITKVAVKMLKSDATEKDLSDLISEMEMMKIIGKHKNIINLLGACTQDGPLYVIVEFASKGNLREYLRVRRPPGMEYCYNPDQVPVENMSVKDLVSCAYQVARGMEYLASKKCIHRDLAARNVLVTEDNVMKIADFGLARDIHHIDYYKKTTNGRLPVKWMAPEALFDRIYTHQSDVWSFGVLLWEIFTLGGSPYPGVPVEELFKLLKEGHRMDRPSTCTHELYMMMRDCWHAVPSQRPTFKQLVEDLDRTLSMTSNEEYLDLSVSLDQFSPNFPDTRSSTCSSGEDSVFSHDPGADEPCLPKFPPHPNRGVAFKKR, from the exons ATGAcgatgacgacgatgatgatgatgatgatgatgaagaagacgACCATGTTGCTGGTGATCGCAGTACTTCTAACTCAGGCTCTTCAGTCCCAGGGCAGACCGGCCACCCAAGATGAGA TGTTAGCCCTGGTCGAGCCGATGCTGTACACTTTGAATCCGGGGGTCAAACTGGAGCTAAACTGTAAAGGTTTAGAGGAGCCACAGGAAGTGACCTGGACTAAGGACCACATTCCCCTGGTTGATGGAGAGCACACTCGCCTGCGTAACCATCAGATGGAGATTGAAGCAGTAGAGCCGGCCGACTCTGGTCTGTATGCTTGCTTTGCTCAGGGACCCAACAGCAACCATACAGATTACTTTAGTGTCAACGTTACAG ATGGATTGGCTTCCACagaagatgatgaagaagatgagTCTTCCTCAGAGGAGACCAAGCTATCGAGTGACCAGGAACTGCTTC CAATGGCACCCGTCTGGGCTCAACCTGATAAGATGGAGAAGAAGCTGCATGCGGTTCCCGCTAGCAAAACCGTCAAGTTCCGTTGCCAGGCCAATGGTAACCCTACACCAACGCTCAAGTGGCTGAAGAACGGCAAAGAGTTTAAGAAAGACCAGCGAATAGGAGGCTACAAG gTTCGAGAGCACATGTGGACCATCATAATGGAGTCGGTGGTACCATCAGACAAAGGCAACTACACGTGCCTGGTGGAAAACAAACACGGCAGCATCAATCACACCTACCAGCTGGACGTAGTCG aGCGTTCACCGCACAGGCCGATTCTCCAGGCGGGGCTGCCTGCTAACCGGACAGTGGTGGTGGGGAGTGACGTGGAGTTTGAGTGTAAAGTCTTCAGCGATCCTCAGCCACACATCCAGTGGCTGAAACACATTGAGGTTAATGGCAGTAGATTCGGCCCTGACGGACTGCCATTTGTTCGGATCTTAAAG ACGGCAGGCGTCAACACCACGGATAAGGAGATGGAGGTACTGCATCTCAGGAATGTGTCTTTAGAGGATGCTGGAGAGTACACCTGCTTGGCTGGAAACTCTATCGGCCACTCCCATCACACTGCATGGTTGACTGTCTATAAAG CCATTCCTCCGACTCCACTGCCGAACCAGACCTACCTGGAGGTGCTGATCTACTGCGTGGGCTTCTTCCTCATCTGTGTGATGGTAGTGATCGCTGTGCTGGCCAAAATGCACAGCTCGGCCAAGAAAAGTGACTTCAACAGCCAGCTGGCCGTCCACAAGCTGGCCAAGAGCATCCCGCTGCGCAGACAGGTAACA GTGTCTGTGGACTCCAGCTCATCTATGCACTCAGGTGGGATGCTGGTCCGGCCCTCGCGTCTGTCCTCCAGTGGATCCCCTATGCTCTCAGGGGTCTCCGAATATGAACTGCCCCAGGACCCTCGCTGGGAGGTGGCCAGAGACAG gttgGTTCTTGGGAAGCCACTTGGCGAGGGCTGCTTCGGGCAGGTGATGATGGCCGAGGCTGTCGGGATGGATAAAGACAAACCCAGTCGTATCACCAAAGTGGCTGTCAAGATGCTCAAAT CCGACGCCACAGAGAAGGACCTGTCAGACCTCATCTCTGAGATGGAAATGATGAAGATTATTGGCAAACACAAGAACATCATCAACTTGCTGGGGGCCTGCACACAAGATG GTCCACTTTACGTCATTGTGGAGTTTGCTTCAAAGGGCAATCTTCGGGAGTATCTGCGTGTGCGTCGTCCTCCTGGGATGGAGTACTGCTACAACCCTGACCAGGTGCCTGTGGAGAACATGTCAGTCAAAGACCTGGTGTCCTGCGCCTACCAGGTGGCACGGGGCATGGAATACCTCGCATCCAAGAAG TGTATTCATAGAGACTTGGCTGCCCGTAATGTCCTGGTAACTGAAGATAACGTTATGAAGATAGCAGACTTCGGCCTGGCTAGAGACATCCATCATATTGATTACTACAAGAAGACCACCAAT GGTCGTTTACCAGTGAAATGGATGGCACCTGAAGCCCTGTTCGACCGCATTTACACCCATCAGAGTGACGT GTGGTCTTTTGGGGTGTTGCTGTGGGAGATCTTTACTCTTGGTGGGTCACCGTATCCAGGTGTCCCTGTTGAGGAACTCTTCAAACTGCTAAAGGAAGGCCACCGCATGGACCGCCCCTCCACGTGTACCCATGAACT GTATATGATGATGAGAGATTGCTGGCATGCCGTCCCATCTCAGAGACCCACGTTCAAACAGCTGGTGGAGGATCTAGACCGCACCCTCTCTATGACGTCCAATGAG GAGTATCTGGACCTGTCTGTGTCTCTGGACCAGTTTTCTCCAAATTTCCCCGACACACGCAGCTCGACGTGCTCTTCCGGTGAAGACTCGGTGTTCTCCCATGACCCCGGCGCTGATGAGCCCTGCCTGCCCAAATTCCCTCCTCATCCCAACCGTGGAGTGGCGTTCAAAAAGCGCTGA
- the fgfr1a gene encoding fibroblast growth factor receptor 1-A isoform X4 — protein MTMTTMMMMMMMKKTTMLLVIAVLLTQALQSQGRPATQDEMLALVEPMLYTLNPGVKLELNCKGLEEPQEVTWTKDHIPLVDGEHTRLRNHQMEIEAVEPADSGLYACFAQGPNSNHTDYFSVNVTDGLASTEDDEEDESSSEETKLSSDQELLPMAPVWAQPDKMEKKLHAVPASKTVKFRCQANGNPTPTLKWLKNGKEFKKDQRIGGYKVREHMWTIIMESVVPSDKGNYTCLVENKHGSINHTYQLDVVERSPHRPILQAGLPANRTVVVGSDVEFECKVFSDPQPHIQWLKHIEVNGSRFGPDGLPFVRILKTAGVNTTDKEMEVLHLRNVSLEDAGEYTCLAGNSIGHSHHTAWLTVYKAIPPTPLPNQTYLEVLIYCVGFFLICVMVVIAVLAKMHSSAKKSDFNSQLAVHKLAKSIPLRRQVSVDSSSSMHSGGMLVRPSRLSSSGSPMLSGVSEYELPQDPRWEVARDRLVLGKPLGEGCFGQVMMAEAVGMDKDKPSRITKVAVKMLKSDATEKDLSDLISEMEMMKIIGKHKNIINLLGACTQDGPLYVIVEFASKGNLREYLRVRRPPGMEYCYNPDQVPVENMSVKDLVSCAYQVARGMEYLASKKCIHRDLAARNVLVTEDNVMKIADFGLARDIHHIDYYKKTTNGRLPVKWMAPEALFDRIYTHQSDVWSFGVLLWEIFTLGGSPYPGVPVEELFKLLKEGHRMDRPSTCTHELYMMMRDCWHAVPSQRPTFKQLVEDLDRTLSMTSNEEYLDLSVSLDQFSPNFPDTRSSTCSSGEDSVFSHDPGADEPCLPKFPPHPNRGVAFKKR, from the exons ATGAcgatgacgacgatgatgatgatgatgatgatgaagaagacgACCATGTTGCTGGTGATCGCAGTACTTCTAACTCAGGCTCTTCAGTCCCAGGGCAGACCGGCCACCCAAGATGAGA TGTTAGCCCTGGTCGAGCCGATGCTGTACACTTTGAATCCGGGGGTCAAACTGGAGCTAAACTGTAAAGGTTTAGAGGAGCCACAGGAAGTGACCTGGACTAAGGACCACATTCCCCTGGTTGATGGAGAGCACACTCGCCTGCGTAACCATCAGATGGAGATTGAAGCAGTAGAGCCGGCCGACTCTGGTCTGTATGCTTGCTTTGCTCAGGGACCCAACAGCAACCATACAGATTACTTTAGTGTCAACGTTACAG ATGGATTGGCTTCCACagaagatgatgaagaagatgagTCTTCCTCAGAGGAGACCAAGCTATCGAGTGACCAGGAACTGCTTC CAATGGCACCCGTCTGGGCTCAACCTGATAAGATGGAGAAGAAGCTGCATGCGGTTCCCGCTAGCAAAACCGTCAAGTTCCGTTGCCAGGCCAATGGTAACCCTACACCAACGCTCAAGTGGCTGAAGAACGGCAAAGAGTTTAAGAAAGACCAGCGAATAGGAGGCTACAAG gTTCGAGAGCACATGTGGACCATCATAATGGAGTCGGTGGTACCATCAGACAAAGGCAACTACACGTGCCTGGTGGAAAACAAACACGGCAGCATCAATCACACCTACCAGCTGGACGTAGTCG aGCGTTCACCGCACAGGCCGATTCTCCAGGCGGGGCTGCCTGCTAACCGGACAGTGGTGGTGGGGAGTGACGTGGAGTTTGAGTGTAAAGTCTTCAGCGATCCTCAGCCACACATCCAGTGGCTGAAACACATTGAGGTTAATGGCAGTAGATTCGGCCCTGACGGACTGCCATTTGTTCGGATCTTAAAG ACGGCAGGCGTCAACACCACGGATAAGGAGATGGAGGTACTGCATCTCAGGAATGTGTCTTTAGAGGATGCTGGAGAGTACACCTGCTTGGCTGGAAACTCTATCGGCCACTCCCATCACACTGCATGGTTGACTGTCTATAAAG CCATTCCTCCGACTCCACTGCCGAACCAGACCTACCTGGAGGTGCTGATCTACTGCGTGGGCTTCTTCCTCATCTGTGTGATGGTAGTGATCGCTGTGCTGGCCAAAATGCACAGCTCGGCCAAGAAAAGTGACTTCAACAGCCAGCTGGCCGTCCACAAGCTGGCCAAGAGCATCCCGCTGCGCAGACAG GTGTCTGTGGACTCCAGCTCATCTATGCACTCAGGTGGGATGCTGGTCCGGCCCTCGCGTCTGTCCTCCAGTGGATCCCCTATGCTCTCAGGGGTCTCCGAATATGAACTGCCCCAGGACCCTCGCTGGGAGGTGGCCAGAGACAG gttgGTTCTTGGGAAGCCACTTGGCGAGGGCTGCTTCGGGCAGGTGATGATGGCCGAGGCTGTCGGGATGGATAAAGACAAACCCAGTCGTATCACCAAAGTGGCTGTCAAGATGCTCAAAT CCGACGCCACAGAGAAGGACCTGTCAGACCTCATCTCTGAGATGGAAATGATGAAGATTATTGGCAAACACAAGAACATCATCAACTTGCTGGGGGCCTGCACACAAGATG GTCCACTTTACGTCATTGTGGAGTTTGCTTCAAAGGGCAATCTTCGGGAGTATCTGCGTGTGCGTCGTCCTCCTGGGATGGAGTACTGCTACAACCCTGACCAGGTGCCTGTGGAGAACATGTCAGTCAAAGACCTGGTGTCCTGCGCCTACCAGGTGGCACGGGGCATGGAATACCTCGCATCCAAGAAG TGTATTCATAGAGACTTGGCTGCCCGTAATGTCCTGGTAACTGAAGATAACGTTATGAAGATAGCAGACTTCGGCCTGGCTAGAGACATCCATCATATTGATTACTACAAGAAGACCACCAAT GGTCGTTTACCAGTGAAATGGATGGCACCTGAAGCCCTGTTCGACCGCATTTACACCCATCAGAGTGACGT GTGGTCTTTTGGGGTGTTGCTGTGGGAGATCTTTACTCTTGGTGGGTCACCGTATCCAGGTGTCCCTGTTGAGGAACTCTTCAAACTGCTAAAGGAAGGCCACCGCATGGACCGCCCCTCCACGTGTACCCATGAACT GTATATGATGATGAGAGATTGCTGGCATGCCGTCCCATCTCAGAGACCCACGTTCAAACAGCTGGTGGAGGATCTAGACCGCACCCTCTCTATGACGTCCAATGAG GAGTATCTGGACCTGTCTGTGTCTCTGGACCAGTTTTCTCCAAATTTCCCCGACACACGCAGCTCGACGTGCTCTTCCGGTGAAGACTCGGTGTTCTCCCATGACCCCGGCGCTGATGAGCCCTGCCTGCCCAAATTCCCTCCTCATCCCAACCGTGGAGTGGCGTTCAAAAAGCGCTGA
- the fgfr1a gene encoding fibroblast growth factor receptor 1-A isoform X1 produces the protein MTMTTMMMMMMMKKTTMLLVIAVLLTQALQSQGRPATQDEMLALVEPMLYTLNPGVKLELNCKGLEEPQEVTWTKDHIPLVDGEHTRLRNHQMEIEAVEPADSGLYACFAQGPNSNHTDYFSVNVTDGLASTEDDEEDESSSEETKLSSDQELLPMAPVWAQPDKMEKKLHAVPASKTVKFRCQANGNPTPTLKWLKNGKEFKKDQRIGGYKVREHMWTIIMESVVPSDKGNYTCLVENKHGSINHTYQLDVVERSPHRPILQAGLPANRTVVVGSDVEFECKVFSDPQPHIQWLKHIEVNGSRFGPDGLPFVRILKHSGVNSSDTQVLTLYNVTEEESGEYICKVANYIGQANQSAWLTVVKHLQAIPPTPLPNQTYLEVLIYCVGFFLICVMVVIAVLAKMHSSAKKSDFNSQLAVHKLAKSIPLRRQVTVSVDSSSSMHSGGMLVRPSRLSSSGSPMLSGVSEYELPQDPRWEVARDRLVLGKPLGEGCFGQVMMAEAVGMDKDKPSRITKVAVKMLKSDATEKDLSDLISEMEMMKIIGKHKNIINLLGACTQDGPLYVIVEFASKGNLREYLRVRRPPGMEYCYNPDQVPVENMSVKDLVSCAYQVARGMEYLASKKCIHRDLAARNVLVTEDNVMKIADFGLARDIHHIDYYKKTTNGRLPVKWMAPEALFDRIYTHQSDVWSFGVLLWEIFTLGGSPYPGVPVEELFKLLKEGHRMDRPSTCTHELYMMMRDCWHAVPSQRPTFKQLVEDLDRTLSMTSNEEYLDLSVSLDQFSPNFPDTRSSTCSSGEDSVFSHDPGADEPCLPKFPPHPNRGVAFKKR, from the exons ATGAcgatgacgacgatgatgatgatgatgatgatgaagaagacgACCATGTTGCTGGTGATCGCAGTACTTCTAACTCAGGCTCTTCAGTCCCAGGGCAGACCGGCCACCCAAGATGAGA TGTTAGCCCTGGTCGAGCCGATGCTGTACACTTTGAATCCGGGGGTCAAACTGGAGCTAAACTGTAAAGGTTTAGAGGAGCCACAGGAAGTGACCTGGACTAAGGACCACATTCCCCTGGTTGATGGAGAGCACACTCGCCTGCGTAACCATCAGATGGAGATTGAAGCAGTAGAGCCGGCCGACTCTGGTCTGTATGCTTGCTTTGCTCAGGGACCCAACAGCAACCATACAGATTACTTTAGTGTCAACGTTACAG ATGGATTGGCTTCCACagaagatgatgaagaagatgagTCTTCCTCAGAGGAGACCAAGCTATCGAGTGACCAGGAACTGCTTC CAATGGCACCCGTCTGGGCTCAACCTGATAAGATGGAGAAGAAGCTGCATGCGGTTCCCGCTAGCAAAACCGTCAAGTTCCGTTGCCAGGCCAATGGTAACCCTACACCAACGCTCAAGTGGCTGAAGAACGGCAAAGAGTTTAAGAAAGACCAGCGAATAGGAGGCTACAAG gTTCGAGAGCACATGTGGACCATCATAATGGAGTCGGTGGTACCATCAGACAAAGGCAACTACACGTGCCTGGTGGAAAACAAACACGGCAGCATCAATCACACCTACCAGCTGGACGTAGTCG aGCGTTCACCGCACAGGCCGATTCTCCAGGCGGGGCTGCCTGCTAACCGGACAGTGGTGGTGGGGAGTGACGTGGAGTTTGAGTGTAAAGTCTTCAGCGATCCTCAGCCACACATCCAGTGGCTGAAACACATTGAGGTTAATGGCAGTAGATTCGGCCCTGACGGACTGCCATTTGTTCGGATCTTAAAG CACTCTGGGGTCAACAGCTCGGACACGCAGGTCTTGACGCTGTACAACGTGACAGAAGAAGAAAGTGGGGAGTATATATGTAAAGTGGCCAATTATATAGGCCAAGCCAACCAATCAGCATGGCTCACCGTCGTTAAACACTTGCAAG CCATTCCTCCGACTCCACTGCCGAACCAGACCTACCTGGAGGTGCTGATCTACTGCGTGGGCTTCTTCCTCATCTGTGTGATGGTAGTGATCGCTGTGCTGGCCAAAATGCACAGCTCGGCCAAGAAAAGTGACTTCAACAGCCAGCTGGCCGTCCACAAGCTGGCCAAGAGCATCCCGCTGCGCAGACAGGTAACA GTGTCTGTGGACTCCAGCTCATCTATGCACTCAGGTGGGATGCTGGTCCGGCCCTCGCGTCTGTCCTCCAGTGGATCCCCTATGCTCTCAGGGGTCTCCGAATATGAACTGCCCCAGGACCCTCGCTGGGAGGTGGCCAGAGACAG gttgGTTCTTGGGAAGCCACTTGGCGAGGGCTGCTTCGGGCAGGTGATGATGGCCGAGGCTGTCGGGATGGATAAAGACAAACCCAGTCGTATCACCAAAGTGGCTGTCAAGATGCTCAAAT CCGACGCCACAGAGAAGGACCTGTCAGACCTCATCTCTGAGATGGAAATGATGAAGATTATTGGCAAACACAAGAACATCATCAACTTGCTGGGGGCCTGCACACAAGATG GTCCACTTTACGTCATTGTGGAGTTTGCTTCAAAGGGCAATCTTCGGGAGTATCTGCGTGTGCGTCGTCCTCCTGGGATGGAGTACTGCTACAACCCTGACCAGGTGCCTGTGGAGAACATGTCAGTCAAAGACCTGGTGTCCTGCGCCTACCAGGTGGCACGGGGCATGGAATACCTCGCATCCAAGAAG TGTATTCATAGAGACTTGGCTGCCCGTAATGTCCTGGTAACTGAAGATAACGTTATGAAGATAGCAGACTTCGGCCTGGCTAGAGACATCCATCATATTGATTACTACAAGAAGACCACCAAT GGTCGTTTACCAGTGAAATGGATGGCACCTGAAGCCCTGTTCGACCGCATTTACACCCATCAGAGTGACGT GTGGTCTTTTGGGGTGTTGCTGTGGGAGATCTTTACTCTTGGTGGGTCACCGTATCCAGGTGTCCCTGTTGAGGAACTCTTCAAACTGCTAAAGGAAGGCCACCGCATGGACCGCCCCTCCACGTGTACCCATGAACT GTATATGATGATGAGAGATTGCTGGCATGCCGTCCCATCTCAGAGACCCACGTTCAAACAGCTGGTGGAGGATCTAGACCGCACCCTCTCTATGACGTCCAATGAG GAGTATCTGGACCTGTCTGTGTCTCTGGACCAGTTTTCTCCAAATTTCCCCGACACACGCAGCTCGACGTGCTCTTCCGGTGAAGACTCGGTGTTCTCCCATGACCCCGGCGCTGATGAGCCCTGCCTGCCCAAATTCCCTCCTCATCCCAACCGTGGAGTGGCGTTCAAAAAGCGCTGA
- the fgfr1a gene encoding fibroblast growth factor receptor 1-A isoform X3, which yields MTMTTMMMMMMMKKTTMLLVIAVLLTQALQSQGRPATQDEMLALVEPMLYTLNPGVKLELNCKGLEEPQEVTWTKDHIPLVDGEHTRLRNHQMEIEAVEPADSGLYACFAQGPNSNHTDYFSVNVTDGLASTEDDEEDESSSEETKLSSDQELLPMAPVWAQPDKMEKKLHAVPASKTVKFRCQANGNPTPTLKWLKNGKEFKKDQRIGGYKVREHMWTIIMESVVPSDKGNYTCLVENKHGSINHTYQLDVVERSPHRPILQAGLPANRTVVVGSDVEFECKVFSDPQPHIQWLKHIEVNGSRFGPDGLPFVRILKHSGVNSSDTQVLTLYNVTEEESGEYICKVANYIGQANQSAWLTVVKHLQAIPPTPLPNQTYLEVLIYCVGFFLICVMVVIAVLAKMHSSAKKSDFNSQLAVHKLAKSIPLRRQVSVDSSSSMHSGGMLVRPSRLSSSGSPMLSGVSEYELPQDPRWEVARDRLVLGKPLGEGCFGQVMMAEAVGMDKDKPSRITKVAVKMLKSDATEKDLSDLISEMEMMKIIGKHKNIINLLGACTQDGPLYVIVEFASKGNLREYLRVRRPPGMEYCYNPDQVPVENMSVKDLVSCAYQVARGMEYLASKKCIHRDLAARNVLVTEDNVMKIADFGLARDIHHIDYYKKTTNGRLPVKWMAPEALFDRIYTHQSDVWSFGVLLWEIFTLGGSPYPGVPVEELFKLLKEGHRMDRPSTCTHELYMMMRDCWHAVPSQRPTFKQLVEDLDRTLSMTSNEEYLDLSVSLDQFSPNFPDTRSSTCSSGEDSVFSHDPGADEPCLPKFPPHPNRGVAFKKR from the exons ATGAcgatgacgacgatgatgatgatgatgatgatgaagaagacgACCATGTTGCTGGTGATCGCAGTACTTCTAACTCAGGCTCTTCAGTCCCAGGGCAGACCGGCCACCCAAGATGAGA TGTTAGCCCTGGTCGAGCCGATGCTGTACACTTTGAATCCGGGGGTCAAACTGGAGCTAAACTGTAAAGGTTTAGAGGAGCCACAGGAAGTGACCTGGACTAAGGACCACATTCCCCTGGTTGATGGAGAGCACACTCGCCTGCGTAACCATCAGATGGAGATTGAAGCAGTAGAGCCGGCCGACTCTGGTCTGTATGCTTGCTTTGCTCAGGGACCCAACAGCAACCATACAGATTACTTTAGTGTCAACGTTACAG ATGGATTGGCTTCCACagaagatgatgaagaagatgagTCTTCCTCAGAGGAGACCAAGCTATCGAGTGACCAGGAACTGCTTC CAATGGCACCCGTCTGGGCTCAACCTGATAAGATGGAGAAGAAGCTGCATGCGGTTCCCGCTAGCAAAACCGTCAAGTTCCGTTGCCAGGCCAATGGTAACCCTACACCAACGCTCAAGTGGCTGAAGAACGGCAAAGAGTTTAAGAAAGACCAGCGAATAGGAGGCTACAAG gTTCGAGAGCACATGTGGACCATCATAATGGAGTCGGTGGTACCATCAGACAAAGGCAACTACACGTGCCTGGTGGAAAACAAACACGGCAGCATCAATCACACCTACCAGCTGGACGTAGTCG aGCGTTCACCGCACAGGCCGATTCTCCAGGCGGGGCTGCCTGCTAACCGGACAGTGGTGGTGGGGAGTGACGTGGAGTTTGAGTGTAAAGTCTTCAGCGATCCTCAGCCACACATCCAGTGGCTGAAACACATTGAGGTTAATGGCAGTAGATTCGGCCCTGACGGACTGCCATTTGTTCGGATCTTAAAG CACTCTGGGGTCAACAGCTCGGACACGCAGGTCTTGACGCTGTACAACGTGACAGAAGAAGAAAGTGGGGAGTATATATGTAAAGTGGCCAATTATATAGGCCAAGCCAACCAATCAGCATGGCTCACCGTCGTTAAACACTTGCAAG CCATTCCTCCGACTCCACTGCCGAACCAGACCTACCTGGAGGTGCTGATCTACTGCGTGGGCTTCTTCCTCATCTGTGTGATGGTAGTGATCGCTGTGCTGGCCAAAATGCACAGCTCGGCCAAGAAAAGTGACTTCAACAGCCAGCTGGCCGTCCACAAGCTGGCCAAGAGCATCCCGCTGCGCAGACAG GTGTCTGTGGACTCCAGCTCATCTATGCACTCAGGTGGGATGCTGGTCCGGCCCTCGCGTCTGTCCTCCAGTGGATCCCCTATGCTCTCAGGGGTCTCCGAATATGAACTGCCCCAGGACCCTCGCTGGGAGGTGGCCAGAGACAG gttgGTTCTTGGGAAGCCACTTGGCGAGGGCTGCTTCGGGCAGGTGATGATGGCCGAGGCTGTCGGGATGGATAAAGACAAACCCAGTCGTATCACCAAAGTGGCTGTCAAGATGCTCAAAT CCGACGCCACAGAGAAGGACCTGTCAGACCTCATCTCTGAGATGGAAATGATGAAGATTATTGGCAAACACAAGAACATCATCAACTTGCTGGGGGCCTGCACACAAGATG GTCCACTTTACGTCATTGTGGAGTTTGCTTCAAAGGGCAATCTTCGGGAGTATCTGCGTGTGCGTCGTCCTCCTGGGATGGAGTACTGCTACAACCCTGACCAGGTGCCTGTGGAGAACATGTCAGTCAAAGACCTGGTGTCCTGCGCCTACCAGGTGGCACGGGGCATGGAATACCTCGCATCCAAGAAG TGTATTCATAGAGACTTGGCTGCCCGTAATGTCCTGGTAACTGAAGATAACGTTATGAAGATAGCAGACTTCGGCCTGGCTAGAGACATCCATCATATTGATTACTACAAGAAGACCACCAAT GGTCGTTTACCAGTGAAATGGATGGCACCTGAAGCCCTGTTCGACCGCATTTACACCCATCAGAGTGACGT GTGGTCTTTTGGGGTGTTGCTGTGGGAGATCTTTACTCTTGGTGGGTCACCGTATCCAGGTGTCCCTGTTGAGGAACTCTTCAAACTGCTAAAGGAAGGCCACCGCATGGACCGCCCCTCCACGTGTACCCATGAACT GTATATGATGATGAGAGATTGCTGGCATGCCGTCCCATCTCAGAGACCCACGTTCAAACAGCTGGTGGAGGATCTAGACCGCACCCTCTCTATGACGTCCAATGAG GAGTATCTGGACCTGTCTGTGTCTCTGGACCAGTTTTCTCCAAATTTCCCCGACACACGCAGCTCGACGTGCTCTTCCGGTGAAGACTCGGTGTTCTCCCATGACCCCGGCGCTGATGAGCCCTGCCTGCCCAAATTCCCTCCTCATCCCAACCGTGGAGTGGCGTTCAAAAAGCGCTGA